The segment CGCGCCGCTTCGAAGAGCACCAGCTTCAGTACGTGGTCCGCGCCTGCGCCCAGCGCGAGCCTGACGCCGATCTCGTTGCGGCGCCGCGCGACCATGTACGACATCACGCCATACAGGCCGAGCGTCGAGAGGACGATGCCAGCACACCGAATGCGCCGGACACCGTGGCCATCAACCGCTCGCGCATGACCGTCTGCGCGATCTGGTCGTCGAACACGCGGAACTCGATCAGCAGTCCCTGCTGCATCTCGGTCATCACCTGCTTGATGCTGGCCATCGTCGCGTTCGCGAACACCTGCGAGCGCACCATGAACGTCATGTAATCGGGCGGATCCTCGTCCTGGGCCGCGGCGAAGAACGCGATCGGGCGGAAGTCCTCGCGCAGGCCGCCGTACTTGGTGTTGCGCACGAGTCCCACGACTTCGTACTCCAGGTCGGGCTTGCCCGCCACCTGTGCATGCGCGAAGGTGCGGCCGATCGGATTGTCGTCGCCGAAGACCGACTTCGCGAACTGCTCGTTGACGATGGCCACGCGCGGACTGGAAGCCGTGTCCTGCGGCGTGAACTCGCGCCCGGCCAGGAGCGGCGTCTTCAGCGCGCCGAAGTAGCCTGGGCCGACCAGCGTGAACCACGACTCCTTCTTCTCGCCGTCTGCCGCGCCCTTTGCACGCACGTCGCCGTTCCAGCTGCTGCCGCCGAACGGACTCAGCGAGACCTGCGCCAAGGCGATGACGCCCGGCTGCGCGGCGATGCGCGCCTCGATCTGGTCGAACATCAGGAGGCGCTGCTCGGGCGGCATGGCCGGCAGTCGTGCGTCGACGCTGGCGACCAGGACGTCTTCCGACACCATGCCCGACTCCGTGGTGAGCAGGTTGCGCAGCGTCTGCGCGAACAGGAGTGCGCCGCACAGCAGCACCAGTGACATCGCCACCTGCGCCACCACGAGACTCCGGCGCAGGCGATGGCGCTCGGCCGATTGCGCCGTGCCGCGCGCACCGGACATCGCCGCCGCCGGCGGTGTGCTGGTGGCCTTGATCGCCGGCGCGACACCGAACAGCAGGCATGTCAGGAGCGCGAGTCCCGTGGTGAAGAGGAACAGGTTCCAATCGAGGCCGAGCGTGAGGACGATGGGCTGATCCTGCGTCGTCAGGAACCCGATGAGCGCACGCCCGGCGACGTGAGCGATGCCGAGTCCGAGGATGGCACCAAGGCCCGCCAGCAGCAGGCTCTCCGTGCACAACTGCACGATCAGCCGCAGGCGTGACGCGCCGACGGCCTGGCGCACGACCATCTCGCGCTGGCGCGTGCTCGCACGCGCCAGCAGGAGGTTCGCGAGGTTGGCGCACGCGATGAGCAGCACGAGGCCGGCCACGGTCAGCAGGATCCACAGCGGATCCTTGTATGCCCTGTGCAACGAGGACATCCCCGCGCTCGCATCCTCGACGATGAGTGTGTTCTTCAGATACTTCTCGACGGAATCAGGACGGTAGCTGGGTGGCACCGTGTCGCCGAAGATCGCGGGCGACCCTGCAGGTACAACTCCTGGCCGAGCACGCCGGGTTCCCGCGGTACTGGCGCTGCCAGGACGCGTACGACAGGACCGCGCCGGCCTGGCTGCAATCGGCCTCGTCCTTCACGCGCACGAAGCCGCTGCCCAGTATCGGGCGCACGCCAAGGACGTCGAGGAAGTTGCTGTTCACCCACAATCCCTCGACACGGTGCGCCTCGCCGCTCGGCGAGACGTTGAAGCTCGTCGGACCGAACACGAGCATGTCGGAGAAGGCATCCTGCGCCTGACGCACGGCCTGGAACTGCGCATAGGTGAACGCCTGATGACGCGACGAGTACCAGCCGAACGTGAAGAAGTCCGTGCCGCGCGCGAGCACCGCCAGTTCCGCTGGCGCCTCCACCGCCGGCAGGCTTCGCAGGCGCAGCGCGTTGATCATCTGGAAGATCGCCGTGTTCGCGCCGATGCCGAGCGCGAGCGACAGGACCGCGACGGTCGTGAAGCCCGGATGCCCCCAGAGCTGTCGCGCACCGTACCTCACGTCGGCGACCAGCGCCTCGAGCCACGCCACGATGTTCATGTCCCGCGTCCTCTCGCGTTGCCGTGTGTATCCGCCGAAGCGGCGGAGCGCCTCGGTTGTCGCGTCGTCCGGCGTCATGCCGCCGGCCACCAGTTCGTCGATGCGCTCGGCCACATGGAACGCCAGTTCATCGTCCAGGTGGCGAAGCAGCCTGTTCCGCCTGAAGACGTTGACCGCGCGCGCGATCCAGGCCATGGCTGTCAGCTGTAGCGCAGCACTCGTCCGACGCCGCGCGTCAGGCGCGCCCAACTCTCGCGTTCGATGTCCAGCTGGGTCCGTCCGAGCCTGGTGATCCGGTAGTACTTGGCTCGCCGGCCCTTGTCGGTCACGCGCCACGTGGCCGAGATCCAGCCTTCCTGCTCCATGCGGTGCAGCGCCGGATAAAGCGAGCCCTCCTCCACGCGCAGCGCATCGGCGGACATGCGCTGGAGGTGGCCGCAGAGCGCGTAGCCGTGCAGCGGCCCCTGCCCTTCGAGGCTGCGCAGCACGAGCAGCGTGAGCGTGCCCTGGAGAATGTCGTTGCGGGTCCGTGTGGTCATGTCCAGCCGTTCATGCCCTAGCTATAGCTAGACAGGGATAATAGAGAGCCGCGCCACGCCGTCAAGCGCGAATGGCTATTCCAGTCGCATTCTGGCGAGCAGGGCGGCGAAGCGTGGATCGCCTCTGAGCGAGTCGACCATCGGATGCACCTTCAGCGTGGGCATCCAGTACGACCGTTCTTCGTACGCGCGTTCGAGCCACTCGAAGGCGCGCTCCGTATCGCCGAGATACGCGTAGATCCCGACGAACTGGAAGGGCTCGATGTATCGCGTGCGGCGGAGGGTCAGGAGCTGGTTCAGGAGCGTCAGCGCCGCGGGCCTGTCGTTCAGGAGGGCCTGGTTGCAGGCCATGACGAAGATGTCCGACTGCGCGCCGCCCGAGAGCGCCGCCGCCGCCCGCGCGGCCTCGAGCCCGTCGGCCGGATTGCCGCGCGCCGCGTACGCCGCAGCCATGTACAGGTACGCGAGATACGTCTGGGGATCCTGCGCGAGGGCCTTCCGGCTCTCCGCGATCGCCTCGTCGAAGCGATGTTCGAGGTAGTAGTGCAGCCCGCGCACGGCCACGAAATTGACGAGCGTGGGATCGAGGGCCCGCGCGCGCGCCGAGAACTCGGCGGCCTCGGCGAACCTGCCGTGACTGGCCAGGAACTCGCCCAGCGAGTGGTTGACCCGCGCGCTCGTCGGCTCCAGCACCAGCGCCCGGCGCAGGTGCGCCTCCGCGTCCGCCCAACGCCAGTTGTAGTCGCCCTCGACTTCGGCGAGCGCCACGTGCGCCGCGGCAAGGTCGGGATCGAGTTCGAGCGCGCGCCTGGCGGCGCGCTCGGCGCGCGGATACGCCTCGGTGGGCGCCAGGAACGCCATCGACGCTGCCCGCGTGAACGCCGAGGCGAGGCCCGCCTGCGCCGCGGCGAAGTCGGGATCCAGGCGGATCGCGCGCGCGAACGCGTCGCGGGCGGCAAAGATCTGCGAGACGTCGCGCCTGGTCATCGCGAGTGCGAGGTTGCCGTCGAGATAGGCCTCCTGCGCGGCCGCCGTCGTATCCGCCGCCGGACGCGCTGACGCGAACGGGAGCGACAGCGCGGTGGACACGCCGCGACTGACCTGCGTGGCGAGTGCCTGCTCGCCCATGAGGACATGTGCGAGATCGCTGACGAATGACGCCTGCCAGGCCACGTGTCCGCTGGCGACGTCCACGAGCCTGAGCGTCGTCTGCAGCCGCGTCCCGGTTCGCGCCAGCGTCCCTTCGAGCACCGTGTCGACCTCGAGCTCGCGGCCGGCGGCGACCGTGTCGACCACGCGATCGAGATACGGAAGCGTCGCGTCGACGGGACGCACCGCCAGCGACGGGATGCGCCCGAGTCGCGTGGCGATGGCGTCCGCGAGGCCGACGCGGAGCGCGCGATCGGCAGTGGACGGCGGCGCGGCACGAGTGCCGCCCTCCGGCGGTGCCACGAGGAGCGGCAGCACTGCCATCGTGCGCTCGTCGCCCGGTGCAACGGCATCGCCGACCGACGCGGACGAGACCGGCACGCGGCCAAGGGAATACGTCGCGACGAATGCGCCGATGAGCAGCGCCGCAATGGCAAGTGCCGCCACGGCGATGGGCACCTTGCGCTGACGGACGAACGTCGCGATCCGATACCCGAGGCCGTCGGGCCGCGCAAGCACCGGCCGGCCGTCGAGGTACCGCGTGATGTCGTCGGCCAGCGCCGCGGCCGACTCGTACCGGCGGCTCGCGTCGATGTGCGTGGCCCTCGCCACCACGCAACGGAGCTCGCGCGGCAGTGACGACGATCGGCGGGTCGGCCGGGCTCGGAGAGCCGGCCCTGTCGGCCCTGGAGTCGGCTCTGTCTTCCCTGTCGTCTCCGTTTCGTCGAGCAGGTGCGCGAGCAGGACGCCAAGGCTGAACACGTCGGTGGCCGGCGTGAGCACCGGCGCGCCGCTGGCCTGTTCCGGCGACGCGTATTCAGGCGTGAACGCCTGATATTCGGTGAGCGTGAGCTCCCCTCCTTCCGGCGACTCGGTCACGCGCGCGATCCCGAAATCCAGCAGCTTGGGCACGCCCGCCGCCGTGACGAGGATGTTCGACGGCTTGAGATCGCGATGGATGATCTGCTGCGCGTGCGCATGCGCCACCGCACGGCAGACGTCGGCCATGAGGGCGAGCCGCTCGCGCTGCGTACGGGCGTGCCGAGTGCAGTACTCGTCGATGCGCACACCATCGACGTACTCCATCACGAAGAACGGTTCGCCCTCGGCGCTCACGCCGCCATCGAGGAGATGCGCGATGTGCGGATGGTTCAGCGTGGCAAGGATCTGGCGCTCGCGGCGGAAGCGGCGCAGCATGTCGTCGCCCGAGAACGTGCGGCCGACGATCTTCAAGGCCACCTGGCGATGGAACGCACCATCGGCACGTTCGGCGAGGAACACGGCGCCCATGCCGCCACGGCCGATCTCGCGAAGGATGCGATACGCGCCGAATCGACGGCCGGCGTATGCATCGGCGGCGGTGGTGCCGGACGTGGGCCTGTCGTCAGGCAGTTCGGGTCCGAGCGGCGCGCTCGTCGCGCCGTGCGCGGCAAGCAGCGAGAGGACTTCGTCGCGCAGCGCCTCGTCGTTGCCGCAGTGGTGCGCCACCAGATCGGCGTGACGCTCCGGCGGCTCGTCGACCACCTCGGCGAAGATCGCCTTGACGCGCTGCCATCTCGTGGGGTCCATGCCCTCCGTCACGCGCACGCCCATCAGGCCGGCTCGCCGTACGAGAGCTCACGCGTGAGCCAGGCCCTGGCGATCTGCCAGTCGCGCTTCACCGTGCGCTCCGACGCACCGATGAGGGCCGCCGTCTCCGGCACGGACAATCCGGCGAAGAAACGCAGTTCGACGATGCGGGCCTGACGTGGGTCGAAGGTGGCCAGCTTCACGATCGCCGCGTCGAGCGCCACCAGGTCGACATCCACCGTCGCGGCCGGCACGTCCACATCGTCGAGAGGCACGCGAACGGCTCCCGTGCTGCGCTTGGCCGCGTGCTTGCGTCGCGCGTGGTCGACCAGGACCTGGCGCATCACGCGCCCGGCGATTGCCACGAAGTGGTCACGGCTATCCCACGGCACATCGGCGCTGTTGGCCAGCCGCAGGAACGCCTCGTGGACCAGGGCGGTCGGCTGGAGAGTGTGCCCGGCACGCTCGCGGCGGAGGGCTGACGCGGCGAGGCGTCGCAGTTCCTCGTAGAGGCGGGGGAAGACGACGTCAGCCGCCTCGTCCCCGATCGACGTGCCATCGAGGGTGGGGCGCTGCGCCTGCGCTTGGTCGTTCACGCGAGAACAAGAATACCGAAACGGCTGAGGCGGGTCGAATGAGTTGCCACGTTGCATCGCGTGCGGCTATGGTGGCGGCGTCCCAGCCAGTGAGATTGCCCTCATGAGGTCGAAGTCCATGTCGTCCAGCGCTCCACCGCATATCCTCCCGGTGCTGCCCTCGCCAGGTGCGACGGCCGGCACCAGCGCCACTCCCGGCATCTCGCGACGGTCTGCGCTCCAGGGACTCGTCGCGGGCCTCGGTCTGACCGCCGGCTCGACGACAGCTGACGCGGACGTGCATGACCACCCGCTCGCCGCGCACATCGTGCAGCGGCGCGCGACGCCACCGGCCACGACTCCCGCGACGCCGAAGTTCTTCGACGCACACCAGTTCGCCACGCTGGGTGTCGTGTCCGAACTCATCGTGCCGGGCTCGGTCGCCAGCGGCAGCCCGGCATACATCGACAGCGTGCTTGCCGTGGAACATGACGATGTCCGCATCGCCGTGGTGAGCGCCCTGTCGGCCCTCGACGCGGCGGCGCGCGACGCGCACCGCGCCACGTTCCGCACGCTGAAGGCACCGCAGCAGATCGCGATTCTCGAAAGCCTCACCCGACCGCTCGTGACGCTGAAGACGTGGGTCGCCGGCGCGCACTACTCGTCCGAGGCCGGGCTGAAGTCGCTCGGCTTCGACGGCATGGTCTTCTTCCAGGAGTTCCCGGCGTGCCAGCACGGCGAGGGACACGCGTAGGTTCCCATGCAGACCACACAGCGCGATCCCGCGGGACAGCACTTCGACGTCGTCATCATCGGGTCTGGCGCGTCGGGCGGCTGGGCGGCCAAGCGACTCACCGAGGCAGGCCTTCGCGTCGTGGTGCTCGAAGCCGGCCGTGCCTTGACCGATGCCGACTACAAGGAACACGTGCACGCGTACCAGTTGCCGTATCGCGCCCGGACGAAAGCGCCGCTGGAGCAGCGGCGGCCGAAGCAGTCGCAGTCGTACGCCGTGCGCGAGTGGAACGCCGACTGGTACGTCGACGACATCCAGGAGCCCTATCACGACGAGTCGACGCCGCCATTCCTCTGGGTGCGGACGCGCGTCGTGGGTGGACGCACGAACATCTGGGGTCGCGCCTGCCTGCGCCTGAGCGACGTGGACTTCAAGGCCGCCTCGCGCGACGGCAGGGGCGTGGACTGGCCGATCTCGTACGCCGACATCGCACCGTACTACGACCTCGTCGAGGACTACGTCGGCGTATCGGGCGTGAAGGAAGGACTCGAACAGTATCCCGACGGGCGGTTCCAGCCCCCGATGGGATTCACGTGCGAAGAGGTGGCGCTCCGCACGCGCGTGAAGAACGCCTTCGGCTACACCATCACGCAGGGCCGCACGGCCAACCTCCCGCGCCCGCTCAACGGCCGCCAGGCCTGCCACTACTGCGGACCGTGCGAGCACGGGTGCGTGACGCACTCGTACTTCAACGCCGCGTTCACGACGATGCGCGACGCCATGGCGACAGGCCGCTGCACGCTGGTGACAGGAGCGATGGCGTACAAGGTCCTCATGGATCCGGAGACGCACAAGGCGCGCGGCGTCCTGTACGTGGACAGAGACACGCGCCAGCCGAAGGAGATCTTCGGCAACGTCGTCGCGTTGTGCGCGCAGACGCTCGAGTCCGTGCGAATGCTGCTGAATTCGTCATCCCCGCAGGATCCGAACGGCCTCTCCAACTCCAGCGGCCTCGTCGGTAAGTATCTGATGACACATTTCTCGGGCGGCGGCGCGTCTGGCCGCCTGCCTGAGGTCGAGGCCACGCCGTCGATGAACGGTCCGAACCGGCCCTGCCAGCTCCTCACGGCACGCTTCCGCAACCTGCCGGGAGGGCCGCAGTCGGCGGACTTCGTGCGCGGCTATGCGTGGAGCACGAGCGTCGGCACGGGCTTCGACTTCTCCGCGCCAGGCATCGGCGATGCGTACACGCGCGCGATCGCGCGCAGGCGTCCCGTATCTGTCACGTTCTCCGGCTTCGGCGAGTGCCTGCCGTATGCCGACAACACGTGCACGATCGATCCCGACACGCGCGATGCGTTCGGCATCCCCGTGGTACGCCTGCACCTGACGCCGCGCGAGAACGAGCAGGCGATGCACCGCGACATGGCGACGCACGCGGCGGAGGTCCTCGAGCGCATCGGTGCCACCAACATCAGGCAGACGCACCAGGTGCGCGGCCAGGCGCATGAGGTGGGTGCGGCGCGCATGGGTACGGATCCGAAGGCATCGGTCCTCAATCCGTTCCTGCAATCGCACGACGTGCGCAACCTGTTCGTGATGGACGGCTCCAGCTTCCCGTCGAGCGCGTGGCAGAACCCCACGCTCACGATCATGGCGCTGGCCGTCCGCTCGACTGACTATCTGCTGGAGCAACTGCGAGCGGGGAACCTGTAAGCAGTCGGCAACCGGCAACGGGCAACCGGCAACCGGTTGGGCGTCAGGTCGGTCACACTTTTTTCAGCCGCTCGGCGCGATAGCCGCCGCGCCGCTTGTCGTTGACGTACATCGTGCCGAACACGGCGATGAGCACGAGAGCCGCCGGGGCGACGTAGCGGAAGGATTCCTGTCCGCCGCGCGCTTCGGCCGGCTGAAGAAGCGCGCCGGCTTCGGCCACGACGGGATCGTTCAGGCGGGTCGCGACGACCGCGCGCAGGGCCGTCGCCGTGGCATCACCGTGTACCTGGCCGGCCTGACGCAGGGTCGTCAACGCCGTGCGGGTCGCGGTGAGGGCATCGCTGATGTCACCGGCGTCCACGGAGGCCGCGCCGCGGGTGGCGGAGGCCAGGTGCTCCGGGAAGCGCTGCGCGACGCGCTCGAGGACGGCTGTCGCCTGCGCGGGGTCGAGCGCCTCGGCCAGGAAGCGATCCGCGAGACTCCCCATGAGCGGCACGCCCACGGCACCCGCCATGCCGAGGCCGATCCCGGCGGTCAGCACGATCCCCAGCGACCCCGTTCGTGGCAGTCGCTCGCTCACCAGCCCCACCATCGTCGGGAAGAAGAACGCGATGCCCCAGGCAAAGACGGTGGCCACCGCGAGCGCCGACCACAGGCCCTGCACGAAGCTGAGGAGGAACAAGCCCGTGCCCGTGAGGATGGCGGCGACCAGCAGCATGCCCGTCGGCGCCAGGCGCTCGACGAAGTGCGTCGCAAGCAGGCGCAGGACGACCATCCATCCGCTGATCCAGACCAGCACGAGGATGCCGTGGATGCCGACCGCTTCGAGCACCGCCGGCACCCATCGCATCGGGCCGAGCTCGATCGACGTCGTGATGGCCATCATCGCGAGCAGCAGGAGGAACAGCGGACTCGTCAGCGTGTAGCGGAACATCTCGCCGACGGGAATGCCCGCCTCGGCGTTCTCCGTCCGCGGAAACCGCTGCGGCAGCACCAGGACGCCGTAGACGAGAATCGGGAGGTAGATCACCGCGAGCTGATACGGCCAGTAGCCGAAGCGACCGCCGTAAGAGGCCAGGAGGAAGCCCACGATCCCGCCGGCGACGATGCCGATCGGAAAGAAGGCGTGGAACCAGTTCAGGTGCGTGGTCTTCGCGTCCGGGAACAACGCCGCGACAAGCGGGTTGCCGGTGACT is part of the Acidobacteriota bacterium genome and harbors:
- a CDS encoding protein kinase codes for the protein MDPTRWQRVKAIFAEVVDEPPERHADLVAHHCGNDEALRDEVLSLLAAHGATSAPLGPELPDDRPTSGTTAADAYAGRRFGAYRILREIGRGGMGAVFLAERADGAFHRQVALKIVGRTFSGDDMLRRFRRERQILATLNHPHIAHLLDGGVSAEGEPFFVMEYVDGVRIDEYCTRHARTQRERLALMADVCRAVAHAHAQQIIHRDLKPSNILVTAAGVPKLLDFGIARVTESPEGGELTLTEYQAFTPEYASPEQASGAPVLTPATDVFSLGVLLAHLLDETETTGKTEPTPGPTGPALRARPTRRSSSLPRELRCVVARATHIDASRRYESAAALADDITRYLDGRPVLARPDGLGYRIATFVRQRKVPIAVAALAIAALLIGAFVATYSLGRVPVSSASVGDAVAPGDERTMAVLPLLVAPPEGGTRAAPPSTADRALRVGLADAIATRLGRIPSLAVRPVDATLPYLDRVVDTVAAGRELEVDTVLEGTLARTGTRLQTTLRLVDVASGHVAWQASFVSDLAHVLMGEQALATQVSRGVSTALSLPFASARPAADTTAAAQEAYLDGNLALAMTRRDVSQIFAARDAFARAIRLDPDFAAAQAGLASAFTRAASMAFLAPTEAYPRAERAARRALELDPDLAAAHVALAEVEGDYNWRWADAEAHLRRALVLEPTSARVNHSLGEFLASHGRFAEAAEFSARARALDPTLVNFVAVRGLHYYLEHRFDEAIAESRKALAQDPQTYLAYLYMAAAYAARGNPADGLEAARAAAALSGGAQSDIFVMACNQALLNDRPAALTLLNQLLTLRRTRYIEPFQFVGIYAYLGDTERAFEWLERAYEERSYWMPTLKVHPMVDSLRGDPRFAALLARMRLE
- a CDS encoding ABC transporter permease, producing the protein MAWIARAVNVFRRNRLLRHLDDELAFHVAERIDELVAGGMTPDDATTEALRRFGGYTRQRERTRDMNIVAWLEALVADVRYGARQLWGHPGFTTVAVLSLALGIGANTAIFQMINALRLRSLPAVEAPAELAVLARGTDFFTFGWYSSRHQAFTYAQFQAVRQAQDAFSDMLVFGPTSFNVSPSGEAHRVEGLWVNSNFLDVLGVRPILGSGFVRVKDEADCSQAGAVLSYASWQRQYRGNPACSARSCTCRVARDLRRHGATQLPS
- a CDS encoding GMC family oxidoreductase produces the protein MQTTQRDPAGQHFDVVIIGSGASGGWAAKRLTEAGLRVVVLEAGRALTDADYKEHVHAYQLPYRARTKAPLEQRRPKQSQSYAVREWNADWYVDDIQEPYHDESTPPFLWVRTRVVGGRTNIWGRACLRLSDVDFKAASRDGRGVDWPISYADIAPYYDLVEDYVGVSGVKEGLEQYPDGRFQPPMGFTCEEVALRTRVKNAFGYTITQGRTANLPRPLNGRQACHYCGPCEHGCVTHSYFNAAFTTMRDAMATGRCTLVTGAMAYKVLMDPETHKARGVLYVDRDTRQPKEIFGNVVALCAQTLESVRMLLNSSSPQDPNGLSNSSGLVGKYLMTHFSGGGASGRLPEVEATPSMNGPNRPCQLLTARFRNLPGGPQSADFVRGYAWSTSVGTGFDFSAPGIGDAYTRAIARRRPVSVTFSGFGECLPYADNTCTIDPDTRDAFGIPVVRLHLTPRENEQAMHRDMATHAAEVLERIGATNIRQTHQVRGQAHEVGAARMGTDPKASVLNPFLQSHDVRNLFVMDGSSFPSSAWQNPTLTIMALAVRSTDYLLEQLRAGNL
- a CDS encoding FtsX-like permease family protein, with protein sequence MPPSYRPDSVEKYLKNTLIVEDASAGMSSLHRAYKDPLWILLTVAGLVLLIACANLANLLLARASTRQREMVVRQAVGASRLRLIVQLCTESLLLAGLGAILGLGIAHVAGRALIGFLTTQDQPIVLTLGLDWNLFLFTTGLALLTCLLFGVAPAIKATSTPPAAAMSGARGTAQSAERHRLRRSLVVAQVAMSLVLLCGALLFAQTLRNLLTTESGMVSEDVLVASVDARLPAMPPEQRLLMFDQIEARIAAQPGVIALAQVSLSPFGGSSWNGDVRAKGAADGEKKESWFTLVGPGYFGALKTPLLAGREFTPQDTASSPRVAIVNEQFAKSVFGDDNPIGRTFAHAQVAGKPDLEYEVVGLVRNTKYGGLREDFRPIAFFAAAQDEDPPDYMTFMVRSQVFANATMASIKQVMTEMQQGLLIEFRVFDDQIAQTVMRERLMATVSGAFGVLASSSRRSACMA
- a CDS encoding gluconate 2-dehydrogenase subunit 3 family protein, translated to MSSSAPPHILPVLPSPGATAGTSATPGISRRSALQGLVAGLGLTAGSTTADADVHDHPLAAHIVQRRATPPATTPATPKFFDAHQFATLGVVSELIVPGSVASGSPAYIDSVLAVEHDDVRIAVVSALSALDAAARDAHRATFRTLKAPQQIAILESLTRPLVTLKTWVAGAHYSSEAGLKSLGFDGMVFFQEFPACQHGEGHA
- a CDS encoding sigma-70 family RNA polymerase sigma factor → MQRGNSFDPPQPFRYSCSRVNDQAQAQRPTLDGTSIGDEAADVVFPRLYEELRRLAASALRRERAGHTLQPTALVHEAFLRLANSADVPWDSRDHFVAIAGRVMRQVLVDHARRKHAAKRSTGAVRVPLDDVDVPAATVDVDLVALDAAIVKLATFDPRQARIVELRFFAGLSVPETAALIGASERTVKRDWQIARAWLTRELSYGEPA
- a CDS encoding MFS transporter, which gives rise to MAHGVNRNRLFSGICLALIPTGASFALVSNILVALKHDFILTNYQVGLIGGAALWGMAISLLVLGPLLEAYGLEKGVRFGFAMHLAGITLMIAAVMQVGSPSGFWMLMLGAATLAVGNGMIEVTGNPLVAALFPDAKTTHLNWFHAFFPIGIVAGGIVGFLLASYGGRFGYWPYQLAVIYLPILVYGVLVLPQRFPRTENAEAGIPVGEMFRYTLTSPLFLLLLAMMAITTSIELGPMRWVPAVLEAVGIHGILVLVWISGWMVVLRLLATHFVERLAPTGMLLVAAILTGTGLFLLSFVQGLWSALAVATVFAWGIAFFFPTMVGLVSERLPRTGSLGIVLTAGIGLGMAGAVGVPLMGSLADRFLAEALDPAQATAVLERVAQRFPEHLASATRGAASVDAGDISDALTATRTALTTLRQAGQVHGDATATALRAVVATRLNDPVVAEAGALLQPAEARGGQESFRYVAPAALVLIAVFGTMYVNDKRRGGYRAERLKKV
- a CDS encoding PadR family transcriptional regulator, whose product is MTTRTRNDILQGTLTLLVLRSLEGQGPLHGYALCGHLQRMSADALRVEEGSLYPALHRMEQEGWISATWRVTDKGRRAKYYRITRLGRTQLDIERESWARLTRGVGRVLRYS